Proteins from a genomic interval of Candidatus Rokuibacteriota bacterium:
- a CDS encoding dihydrodipicolinate synthase family protein, with the protein MIEWSGVFHIMATPFTDGGELDARGLPRLVEAALATGITGVTLLGIAGEAHRLTDEERRRVVEGVVKEVRGRVPVVVGVSASGTHLATSFTRMAQEHGADGLMVAPPAGLKNLDAVAEYYRTVADAAAVPLVLQDEPVTTQVTMPAAFMARLCEEIPAIEAVKLEEAPTLPKITRLRELLSRRVAIFGGLGGVYFFEELSRGADGAMTGFPYPEALKAIRDHFVAGRRDEARALFYRWLPLIRYESQPGSTPGTAVGIRKEILRRRGWIDAARVRPPAPALDAGTLDELGEILRAVGA; encoded by the coding sequence ATGATCGAGTGGTCGGGCGTCTTCCATATCATGGCGACGCCGTTCACGGACGGCGGCGAGCTCGACGCTAGAGGACTGCCGCGTCTCGTCGAAGCCGCCCTCGCCACGGGCATCACCGGCGTCACCCTGCTCGGTATCGCCGGCGAGGCCCACCGCCTCACCGATGAGGAGCGGCGGCGCGTGGTCGAGGGCGTCGTCAAGGAGGTGCGCGGCCGCGTGCCGGTCGTGGTGGGCGTCTCCGCCTCGGGCACGCATCTCGCGACGTCCTTCACCCGCATGGCCCAGGAGCACGGGGCCGACGGGCTCATGGTCGCCCCGCCGGCGGGCCTCAAGAACCTCGACGCGGTGGCCGAGTACTACCGGACGGTGGCGGACGCGGCCGCAGTCCCGCTCGTGCTCCAGGACGAGCCCGTCACGACCCAGGTGACGATGCCAGCGGCTTTCATGGCCCGCCTGTGCGAAGAAATCCCCGCGATCGAGGCGGTCAAGCTCGAGGAGGCGCCGACCTTGCCCAAGATCACGCGGCTGCGCGAGCTGCTCTCGCGGCGCGTGGCGATATTCGGGGGGCTCGGGGGCGTCTACTTCTTCGAGGAGCTATCGCGCGGGGCCGACGGCGCCATGACCGGCTTCCCCTACCCGGAGGCGCTCAAGGCAATCCGCGATCACTTCGTCGCCGGCCGCCGCGACGAGGCCCGGGCTCTCTTCTACCGCTGGCTGCCGCTCATCCGCTACGAGAGCCAGCCGGGCTCGACGCCCGGCACGGCCGTCGGCATCAGGAAGGAGATCCTCCGCCGCCGCGGCTGGATCGACGCGGCGCGCGTCCGCCCGCCGGCGCCGGCCCTGGACGCGGGCACACTGGACGAGCTCGGCGAGATCCTCCGCGCCGTCGGAGCCTGA
- a CDS encoding alpha/beta fold hydrolase gives MFYQRVGPTRPPSLVLLMGWGGDHTAWAFQVPALAAEFDVIALDNRGAGQSDAPDARYTIPGMADDVVGLMDQLGVRNAHICGASMGGMIAQELALRHPERVLSLQLHCTTSGVDRYGRLVIDNFLRVKARGDAEEFAHFSLPWLLSRKTFVERPDFVETWILRALEYPFSTSLTGLSRQGEAIRAHDTRDRLASLRVPTLITTGTEDILVPPSASEDLHALIPGSELAKIPDAGHMHFIEQAAAFNEICLNFLRNHSS, from the coding sequence ATCTTCTACCAGCGCGTCGGGCCGACACGCCCGCCGTCGCTCGTCCTCCTTATGGGCTGGGGCGGCGATCACACCGCCTGGGCCTTCCAGGTGCCCGCGCTCGCCGCCGAGTTCGACGTGATCGCACTCGACAACCGCGGCGCCGGACAGAGCGACGCCCCGGATGCGCGCTACACGATCCCGGGAATGGCCGACGACGTGGTGGGCCTGATGGACCAGCTCGGCGTGCGAAACGCGCACATCTGCGGCGCGTCGATGGGCGGGATGATCGCCCAGGAGCTGGCGCTCCGGCACCCCGAGCGCGTCCTCTCGCTCCAGCTCCATTGCACCACTTCCGGCGTGGACCGCTACGGCCGGCTCGTCATCGACAACTTCCTGCGCGTGAAGGCCCGCGGCGACGCGGAAGAGTTCGCCCACTTCTCCCTGCCCTGGCTGCTGAGCCGGAAGACGTTCGTCGAGCGGCCCGACTTCGTGGAGACGTGGATCCTGCGGGCCCTCGAGTACCCCTTCTCCACGAGTCTCACCGGGCTCAGCCGCCAGGGTGAGGCCATCCGCGCCCACGACACGCGCGACCGGCTGGCCTCCCTTCGCGTGCCGACCCTGATCACGACGGGCACGGAGGACATCCTCGTGCCCCCGTCGGCGTCGGAAGACCTCCACGCCCTGATCCCGGGCTCAGAGCTCGCCAAGATCCCGGACGCGGGCCACATGCACTTCATCGAGCAGGCCGCCGCGTTCAACGAGATCTGCCTGAACTTCCTCCGCAACCACAGCTCCTGA
- a CDS encoding [Fe-S]-binding protein: protein MYRVRQSFHRQRLADIPAGVRTAMAEARLPVKRGDTVAVGAGSRGIANIAVIVRAVVDHLKGLGAKPFVFPAMGSHGGATAEGQLEILAHYGITEATMGCPLRASMDVVQAGLALGLPVWCDRIASEADWIGVVNRVKPHTDFKGSIESGLFKMMTIGLGKYHGATQYHRANVNHGYETVITAVGREMLAKARIGFGLGIVENGYDETAKVEAFNAEDLEAGERRLLKEAREWMARLPFSPIDVLVVEEIGKNISGAGMDTNIIGRPSNPHEPFPNDPKILWIVALDLTEDSGGNATGIGNADFTTRRLADKIDWKKTAINCLTACAPNGAKLPLTFDSDLQAVDSALNCIGLTKPEQARVIRIKNTLMIGEIECSEAYLPDIKKRPDLEVVGEAGPLGFDAAGRIIPLGH, encoded by the coding sequence ATGTACAGGGTGAGGCAGTCCTTCCACCGCCAGCGCTTGGCCGACATCCCCGCCGGGGTGCGGACTGCCATGGCCGAGGCCCGGCTGCCCGTCAAGCGCGGAGACACCGTGGCTGTCGGTGCCGGCAGCCGCGGCATCGCCAACATCGCGGTCATCGTCCGGGCCGTGGTGGACCATCTGAAGGGGCTCGGCGCGAAGCCTTTCGTCTTCCCCGCCATGGGCAGCCACGGCGGCGCCACGGCGGAGGGGCAGCTCGAGATCCTGGCGCACTACGGCATCACGGAGGCGACCATGGGCTGCCCGCTCAGGGCCAGCATGGACGTCGTCCAGGCCGGCCTGGCCCTCGGCCTGCCCGTCTGGTGCGACAGGATCGCCTCCGAGGCCGATTGGATCGGCGTCGTCAACCGCGTCAAGCCGCACACGGACTTCAAGGGCTCAATCGAGTCGGGGCTCTTCAAGATGATGACGATCGGGCTCGGCAAGTACCACGGCGCGACCCAGTACCATCGGGCCAACGTCAACCACGGCTACGAGACGGTCATCACCGCCGTGGGGCGCGAAATGCTCGCCAAGGCGCGGATCGGTTTCGGTCTGGGCATCGTCGAGAACGGCTACGACGAGACGGCCAAGGTCGAGGCCTTCAACGCCGAAGACCTCGAGGCGGGCGAGCGGCGCCTGCTCAAGGAAGCCCGCGAGTGGATGGCGCGGCTGCCGTTCTCGCCGATCGACGTGCTCGTGGTGGAGGAGATCGGCAAGAATATCTCCGGCGCCGGTATGGACACCAACATCATCGGGCGCCCGTCGAACCCCCACGAGCCTTTCCCGAACGACCCGAAGATCCTCTGGATCGTCGCGCTCGATCTGACGGAAGACAGCGGCGGCAACGCCACCGGCATCGGCAACGCGGACTTCACCACGCGGCGGCTGGCGGACAAGATCGACTGGAAGAAGACCGCCATCAACTGCCTGACGGCCTGCGCCCCCAACGGCGCCAAGCTCCCGCTCACGTTCGACTCGGACCTCCAAGCCGTGGACAGCGCGCTCAACTGCATCGGCCTGACCAAGCCCGAGCAGGCGCGGGTCATTCGGATCAAAAACACGCTCATGATCGGGGAGATCGAGTGCTCCGAGGCCTACCTCCCCGACATCAAGAAGCGCCCCGACCTCGAGGTCGTGGGCGAGGCGGGCCCGCTCGGCTTCGACGCCGCGGGTCGAATCATTCCGCTCGGTCACTGA
- the ltaE gene encoding low-specificity L-threonine aldolase: MHDIVDLRSDTLTLPTPAMREAMARAEVGDDVWEEDPTVQRLEEMAARLTGKEAALFVSSGTQGNLVSVLAQTRHGQEIVLDRASHIFNYEGASAAVFGGVQTLPIATERGFLTAVQVRDSVRPSNIHIPATGLVCLENTHNRHGGTCCTPEEIADVAAAARAHGVPVHLDGARIFNAAVALGRPVADFARPVDSITFCLSKGLAAPVGSLVCGSREFVTRARRVRKMLGGGMRQVGVLAAAGLVALESMVDRLAEDHANARALAGGLARMPRVRLDPGKVQTNIVIFQVDREGGSAELAAGCLARKVKIHQIGPGAIRCVTHKDVDREDIDRALDAFREITKPW, translated from the coding sequence ATGCACGACATCGTGGATCTCCGCTCCGACACGCTGACGCTGCCGACGCCGGCCATGCGCGAGGCCATGGCGCGCGCCGAGGTCGGCGACGACGTGTGGGAGGAGGACCCGACCGTCCAGCGCCTCGAGGAGATGGCCGCTCGCCTCACCGGCAAGGAGGCGGCGCTCTTCGTCTCTTCCGGCACCCAGGGCAACCTGGTCTCCGTGCTCGCGCAGACGCGCCACGGCCAGGAGATCGTCCTCGACCGCGCTTCGCACATCTTCAACTACGAGGGAGCGAGCGCCGCAGTGTTCGGCGGCGTGCAGACCCTGCCGATCGCGACCGAGCGAGGCTTCCTCACCGCCGTCCAGGTCCGCGACAGCGTGCGGCCGAGCAACATCCATATCCCGGCGACCGGGCTCGTCTGCCTCGAGAACACGCACAACCGTCACGGCGGCACCTGCTGCACGCCCGAGGAGATCGCCGACGTCGCGGCGGCGGCGCGTGCCCACGGTGTCCCGGTGCATCTCGACGGCGCGCGCATCTTCAACGCCGCGGTGGCGCTCGGCCGGCCGGTCGCCGACTTCGCGCGGCCCGTCGACTCGATCACCTTCTGCCTGTCCAAGGGCCTGGCGGCGCCGGTCGGCTCTCTCGTCTGCGGCTCGCGCGAGTTCGTGACGCGCGCGCGCCGTGTGAGGAAGATGCTGGGCGGCGGGATGCGCCAGGTGGGCGTGCTCGCCGCGGCCGGATTAGTCGCGCTCGAGAGCATGGTGGACCGGCTCGCTGAGGACCACGCCAACGCGAGAGCGCTGGCAGGCGGCCTCGCCCGGATGCCGCGGGTGCGGCTCGACCCCGGCAAGGTTCAGACCAACATCGTCATCTTCCAGGTGGACCGAGAGGGCGGGTCGGCCGAGCTCGCCGCCGGCTGCCTGGCCCGCAAGGTCAAGATCCACCAGATCGGGCCCGGCGCCATCCGATGCGTGACCCACAAGGACGTGGACCGGGAGGACATCGACCGCGCCCTCGACGCGTTCCGCGAGATCACGAAGCCCTGGTAA
- a CDS encoding dipeptide ABC transporter ATP-binding protein — MAETPLLEVKNLKKYFPIRGGLFSREVARVHAVDDISFTIQKGETLGLVGESGCGKSTTGRCILRLIEPTSGEVTFEGQNVTALDKRSLRHLRRDMQIIFQDPYASLNPRMTVGSIVGEAIVIHKLAKTRKEREERVIHLLETVGLSSDHLRRYPHEFSGGQRQRIGIARALAVSPKLIVADEPVSALDVSIQAQVINLLEDLQKQFNLTYLFIAHDLSVVEHISTRVAVMYLGKIVEIAPAKELYNNPKHPYTEALLSAVPIPDPAVKRKRILLEGDVPSPINPPSGCRFHTRCPVRVPACSEHEQVLKQISPGHWVACQVRA, encoded by the coding sequence ATGGCTGAGACTCCGCTCCTCGAGGTCAAGAACCTCAAGAAGTACTTCCCGATCCGCGGCGGGCTCTTCTCCCGCGAGGTCGCGCGCGTCCACGCCGTGGACGACATCTCGTTCACGATCCAGAAGGGCGAGACGCTGGGCCTCGTGGGCGAGTCCGGCTGCGGCAAGTCCACGACGGGGCGCTGCATCCTGCGCCTGATCGAGCCCACGTCGGGCGAGGTCACCTTCGAGGGACAGAACGTCACGGCGCTCGACAAGCGGTCGCTCCGCCATCTGCGGCGCGACATGCAGATCATCTTCCAGGACCCGTACGCCTCGCTCAATCCGCGCATGACGGTGGGGTCGATCGTCGGCGAGGCGATCGTGATCCACAAGCTCGCCAAGACGCGTAAGGAGCGGGAGGAGCGCGTCATCCACCTCCTCGAGACGGTCGGTTTGAGCTCCGACCACCTGCGCCGCTACCCGCACGAGTTCTCGGGCGGCCAGCGCCAACGCATCGGCATCGCCCGGGCCCTGGCCGTCAGCCCCAAGCTCATCGTCGCGGACGAGCCGGTCTCGGCGCTCGACGTGTCGATCCAGGCGCAGGTCATCAACCTGCTCGAGGATCTCCAAAAGCAGTTCAACCTGACGTACCTCTTCATCGCCCATGACCTCTCCGTGGTCGAGCACATCTCGACGCGCGTGGCCGTCATGTACCTCGGCAAGATCGTCGAGATCGCGCCGGCCAAGGAGCTGTACAACAACCCGAAGCACCCCTACACCGAGGCGCTCCTCTCCGCGGTGCCGATCCCCGATCCGGCGGTCAAGCGCAAGCGCATCCTGCTCGAAGGCGACGTACCGAGCCCGATCAATCCTCCTTCCGGCTGCCGCTTCCACACGCGCTGCCCCGTCCGTGTGCCGGCCTGCTCCGAGCACGAGCAGGTGCTGAAGCAGATCTCGCCCGGTCACTGGGTCGCGTGCCAGGTCCGCGCGTAA
- a CDS encoding outer membrane protein assembly factor BamD produces the protein MTRISGSIRRAAVPCALALAVGLGGCATIEDMFRQKPQALLPAGDLYQAGEQEMNKKNYVAARANFQKIVERHPQSNYAARARFLIGETYFREGTFDKAIKEFESFMSFYPRHEISDLVQFRLAMSYYDQMKPVEQDQGLTVRAMEQFRKLVREYPDSRYASDALAKIDICRGRIAQKELWVAAYYLENENNPVAARQRLEGVLKDYPRSLIVPEALYRLADINAREGRTEEAQQMFRKLADEYGYTEWGRRASQRLRTAASN, from the coding sequence TTGACGCGCATTTCTGGATCGATCCGCCGTGCCGCGGTGCCCTGCGCGCTCGCCCTCGCGGTGGGCCTGGGCGGCTGCGCGACGATCGAGGACATGTTCCGCCAGAAGCCCCAGGCGCTCCTGCCCGCCGGCGACCTCTACCAGGCGGGCGAGCAGGAGATGAACAAGAAAAACTACGTGGCGGCGCGGGCCAATTTCCAGAAGATCGTCGAGCGCCATCCGCAGTCGAACTACGCTGCGCGGGCGCGCTTCCTCATCGGCGAAACCTACTTTCGCGAGGGCACGTTCGACAAGGCGATCAAGGAGTTCGAGAGCTTCATGTCGTTCTACCCGCGCCACGAGATCTCCGACCTCGTCCAGTTCCGCCTGGCGATGAGCTACTACGACCAGATGAAGCCCGTCGAGCAGGACCAGGGCCTGACGGTCAGGGCGATGGAGCAGTTCAGGAAGCTGGTGCGCGAGTACCCCGACAGCCGCTACGCCTCCGATGCCCTGGCCAAGATCGACATCTGCCGCGGCCGCATCGCCCAGAAGGAGCTCTGGGTGGCGGCGTACTACCTCGAGAACGAGAACAACCCCGTCGCCGCGCGCCAGCGGCTCGAGGGCGTCCTCAAGGACTATCCGCGCAGCCTGATCGTCCCGGAGGCGCTCTACCGGCTGGCCGACATCAACGCGCGCGAGGGCCGGACCGAGGAGGCGCAGCAGATGTTCAGGAAGCTGGCCGACGAGTACGGCTACACCGAGTGGGGACGCCGGGCGAGCCAGCGGCTGCGGACGGCGGCCTCGAACTAG
- a CDS encoding ABC transporter ATP-binding protein — MAERLLDVKNLKTYFFTDEGIVRAVDGVDLYIEKGETLGVVGESGCGKSVTALSIMKLIPSPPGKIIEGEILYNGTNLVDLPARQMRKIRGKEISMIFQEPMTSLNPVFTCGEQIAEALRLHEGLGRRAAMDKTVEMLKLVHIPNAERRVKEYPHQLSGGMRQRIMIAMALSCNPKLLIADEPTTALDVTIQAQILELLNELKSKLKMAVMLITHDMGVIAETAQRVVVMYAAKVAEEASVADLFKEPLHPYTQGLLRSIPRIDLAATERRRLETIPGTVPTLRGEIAPGCRFAPRCPFVKSVCTEKDPVIKEVKPGHKVACWLY; from the coding sequence ATGGCCGAGCGCCTGCTGGACGTCAAGAACCTCAAGACGTACTTCTTCACCGACGAGGGCATCGTCCGCGCCGTGGACGGCGTGGACCTGTACATCGAGAAGGGAGAGACCCTCGGGGTCGTGGGCGAGTCCGGCTGCGGAAAGTCCGTGACCGCGCTCAGCATCATGAAGCTGATCCCGTCGCCCCCGGGCAAGATCATCGAGGGCGAGATCCTCTACAACGGCACGAACCTCGTGGACCTGCCCGCCCGCCAGATGCGGAAGATCCGCGGCAAAGAAATCTCGATGATCTTCCAGGAGCCCATGACGTCCCTCAATCCCGTGTTCACCTGCGGCGAGCAGATCGCCGAGGCCTTGAGGCTCCACGAGGGGCTGGGCAGGCGGGCGGCCATGGACAAGACGGTCGAGATGCTGAAGCTCGTGCACATCCCCAACGCCGAGCGCCGCGTGAAGGAATACCCGCACCAGCTCTCGGGCGGCATGCGCCAGCGCATCATGATCGCCATGGCGCTCTCGTGCAACCCCAAGCTCCTCATCGCCGACGAGCCCACGACGGCGCTGGACGTCACGATCCAGGCTCAAATCCTCGAGCTACTGAACGAGCTCAAGAGCAAGCTCAAGATGGCGGTCATGCTGATCACCCACGACATGGGCGTCATCGCCGAGACCGCCCAGCGCGTCGTGGTCATGTACGCGGCCAAGGTGGCCGAGGAGGCCTCGGTCGCGGACCTCTTCAAGGAGCCGCTGCACCCCTACACGCAGGGGCTGCTCCGCTCCATCCCGCGGATCGACCTGGCCGCGACGGAGCGGCGCCGGCTGGAGACGATTCCGGGGACGGTGCCCACGCTCCGAGGTGAGATCGCCCCGGGCTGCCGCTTCGCGCCGCGCTGCCCCTTCGTGAAGTCGGTGTGCACCGAGAAGGATCCCGTCATCAAGGAAGTGAAGCCCGGGCACAAGGTCGCCTGCTGGCTTTACTAG
- a CDS encoding TRAP transporter permease, giving the protein MRKLVGYSGLVVGVVAVVMSVYHVYARLTTAAPDSLVLRIITLAFSLVLAFLLFPRRSGATRDRIPWTDLALAAASLASVGYLLVRYDYITMRMPTADSLSAADMEVAGLGTLLVLEATRRAIGAALPIVALCFIAYGLGGPWFPGGLRHRGLSLEILLDQTYFTTEGIFGIALGVAGSYVILFVIFGAFLEKSGAGQFFMNFANAIAGGQRGGPGKVSVVSSSLFGTISGSAVANVMVDGWLTIPMMKRTGFKPEAAAAIEAVASTGGQIMPPIMGAASFVMAEFMGVPYSHVMLAALIPALFYYGALFAAIHFNAIRGGLRGIPKAELPDLRQIMWRQGHLFLPLLVIFFLLVQGYTATYAAIMSTAVVWALSWLRRETRVGLRGAVEALRDGALQTVPVAMATASAGIVIGVILQTGLAIRFTSFLVAVAGEALIVALVITMLAAITLGMGMPTTPAYIMLAALLIPAVIKLGVAPMAAHMFAFYFACLSAVTPPVALAVYAAASISKGSLWGAGLQAVKFAAAGFIVPFFFVYSPALLFEGPWTGIAVAVATGTIGVVALAAGLEGYFIRPATWVERALFVGAALLLIYPGVLTDGGGLVLLGVGLGLQKLRPPVVIPVRVVAPS; this is encoded by the coding sequence GTGCGCAAGCTCGTCGGCTACAGCGGGCTGGTCGTAGGCGTGGTGGCGGTCGTCATGTCCGTCTACCACGTCTACGCCCGCCTCACGACCGCGGCGCCCGACAGCCTGGTCCTCCGCATCATCACGCTGGCCTTCAGCCTGGTCCTGGCTTTCCTGCTCTTCCCGAGGCGGAGCGGCGCGACGCGGGACCGGATCCCGTGGACCGACCTCGCGCTCGCCGCGGCCTCGCTGGCCAGCGTCGGCTACCTGTTAGTCCGCTACGACTACATCACGATGCGCATGCCCACCGCCGACTCCCTCAGCGCGGCCGACATGGAGGTCGCCGGGCTCGGCACGCTGCTGGTCCTCGAAGCGACCCGGCGGGCCATCGGGGCCGCCCTGCCCATCGTGGCCCTCTGCTTCATCGCCTACGGCCTGGGCGGTCCCTGGTTCCCCGGCGGCCTGCGCCACCGCGGGCTCTCGCTCGAGATCCTGCTCGACCAGACCTACTTCACGACCGAGGGGATCTTCGGGATCGCCCTCGGCGTCGCCGGCTCCTACGTCATTCTCTTCGTCATCTTCGGCGCCTTCCTGGAGAAGTCGGGCGCCGGCCAGTTCTTCATGAACTTCGCCAACGCAATCGCCGGCGGCCAGCGCGGGGGGCCGGGGAAGGTCTCGGTCGTGTCCTCCAGCCTCTTCGGGACCATCTCGGGCTCCGCCGTGGCCAACGTGATGGTCGACGGCTGGCTGACCATCCCGATGATGAAGCGGACCGGGTTCAAGCCCGAGGCGGCGGCGGCGATCGAAGCGGTCGCCTCGACGGGCGGCCAGATCATGCCGCCGATCATGGGCGCGGCCTCCTTCGTCATGGCCGAGTTCATGGGCGTGCCGTACTCGCACGTGATGCTGGCGGCGCTCATCCCGGCACTGTTCTACTACGGCGCGCTCTTCGCCGCGATCCACTTCAACGCCATCCGCGGCGGCCTGCGGGGCATCCCCAAGGCGGAACTGCCCGATCTCCGCCAGATCATGTGGCGGCAGGGCCACCTCTTCCTCCCGCTCCTGGTCATCTTCTTCCTGCTGGTGCAGGGCTACACGGCGACCTACGCGGCCATCATGTCCACGGCAGTGGTCTGGGCGCTGTCCTGGCTGCGGCGGGAGACCCGCGTGGGGCTGCGGGGGGCGGTGGAGGCGCTGCGGGACGGCGCCCTACAGACCGTGCCCGTGGCCATGGCCACGGCCTCCGCCGGCATCGTCATCGGCGTGATCCTCCAGACCGGGCTGGCCATCCGCTTCACGAGCTTCCTGGTGGCGGTGGCGGGTGAGGCGCTGATCGTCGCGCTCGTGATCACGATGCTGGCCGCCATCACCCTCGGCATGGGGATGCCCACCACGCCCGCCTACATCATGCTGGCCGCGCTCCTGATCCCCGCAGTCATCAAGCTCGGGGTCGCCCCCATGGCCGCCCACATGTTCGCGTTCTACTTCGCGTGCCTGTCGGCCGTCACCCCGCCCGTCGCCCTCGCCGTCTACGCGGCGGCGTCGATCAGCAAGGGCAGTCTGTGGGGCGCGGGGCTCCAGGCGGTCAAGTTCGCTGCGGCCGGCTTCATCGTGCCGTTTTTCTTCGTGTACTCGCCGGCGCTGCTCTTCGAGGGGCCGTGGACCGGCATCGCGGTAGCCGTGGCCACGGGGACCATCGGCGTGGTGGCGCTTGCCGCCGGACTAGAAGGCTACTTCATCCGACCGGCGACCTGGGTCGAGCGCGCGCTCTTCGTCGGAGCTGCGCTCCTGCTCATCTACCCGGGGGTCCTGACCGACGGTGGCGGCCTGGTTCTGCTGGGGGTGGGCCTGGGCCTCCAGAAATTGCGGCCCCCGGTGGTCATCCCGGTGCGAGTGGTCGCGCCCTCGTGA
- a CDS encoding TAXI family TRAP transporter solute-binding subunit has translation MTPFLARSVVMVAAALLAGACIAAPAAAQQKASLVFSAGPTGGSWTPMAAATADVIKRKFPELDVQVEPGAALVNMEKIRNDKADLGWSMTTVLADARAGTNTWKGKQTDKPLLVANYYPNVWQLVVPQDSDVRKLADLKGKAVALPPRGNTSLAEGWELLLKVSGMKLDDLGTKSFGSISENVELIKNRQAVAMGWYTVVPASFVLDLGSSRKLRMVPVSEDVIAKMRQLNSGFVRHVVPKGVYAAYGIDEDVVTIQAPTILIASSKTPADVIYKVTKAIVEGRESFGNVAAAMKGVTAKDMAQNFGLPHHPGAEKYYKEAGLLK, from the coding sequence ATGACACCATTTCTCGCTCGCAGTGTGGTGATGGTAGCGGCGGCGCTCCTCGCGGGCGCCTGCATCGCGGCCCCCGCCGCCGCCCAGCAGAAGGCGAGCCTCGTCTTCTCGGCCGGCCCCACGGGCGGCAGCTGGACCCCGATGGCCGCGGCCACAGCCGACGTGATCAAGAGGAAGTTCCCCGAGCTGGACGTGCAGGTCGAGCCGGGCGCGGCCCTGGTCAACATGGAGAAGATCCGCAACGACAAGGCCGACCTCGGCTGGTCCATGACGACCGTGCTGGCCGACGCGCGGGCAGGCACCAACACCTGGAAGGGCAAGCAGACCGACAAGCCTCTCCTTGTAGCGAACTACTACCCGAACGTCTGGCAGCTCGTGGTGCCCCAGGACTCCGACGTCAGGAAGCTTGCCGATCTCAAGGGCAAGGCCGTGGCGCTGCCCCCGCGGGGTAACACCAGCCTGGCCGAGGGCTGGGAGCTGCTGCTCAAGGTGAGCGGCATGAAGCTCGACGATCTGGGCACGAAGAGCTTCGGGTCCATCTCGGAGAACGTCGAGCTCATCAAGAACCGCCAGGCCGTGGCCATGGGGTGGTACACCGTGGTGCCCGCCAGCTTCGTCCTGGACCTGGGTTCGTCGCGCAAGCTCCGCATGGTGCCGGTGTCCGAGGACGTCATCGCCAAGATGCGCCAGTTGAATTCCGGGTTCGTCCGGCACGTGGTCCCGAAGGGGGTGTACGCGGCCTACGGGATCGACGAGGACGTGGTCACCATCCAGGCCCCCACGATCCTCATCGCCTCGTCCAAGACGCCGGCCGACGTGATCTACAAGGTCACCAAGGCCATCGTCGAAGGGCGGGAGAGCTTCGGCAACGTGGCCGCGGCGATGAAGGGCGTGACGGCCAAGGACATGGCGCAGAACTTCGGTCTGCCCCATCACCCGGGCGCGGAGAAGTATTACAAGGAGGCGGGTCTCCTGAAGTAG